The stretch of DNA GACCATAGGTTAGACATGTTAGCTAAAATGGTATGGCAATCTTAGATAGTGCAAGAATGCCATCCAAACAGCTGATAGTAACGCAGATGATGCACAAAACGCATGCCATCCAGAATGGGTTAGGCACAAATATAACAATGCAAGTCTATTTTCAGCTCTGTTCAGATGACCTTAGACAgatttgacaaaatttaacTTGATGTCTTCATCActtattagtacataattacatgtaaatttaCACTGAAGTGACTAGCTGCACTACACTTGTGCACTAAACAAATGCTCAAATACAGGAGCATCAGTCACAGGATAGATCAGAGATGCGCATGTCGTGATGCCAGTTGCAGGGATTGAAAAATGCCAATTAGCAGCGAAATCACATGCTACCTCTGATCATCTATCCAATTCAGTTTGCTTAGAGCATCCTAAAGGctcgtctaaatttatctatccatatcttcatttggatgattatctaaaacactttGATCCTTCATATCCCCTTGtactctagcagatcatctatatatgatattctctatatctatttggaggattggagagagagcatctaaatatagagtttctctctcctaatatggatgacatctaaaaatagatgatgatgagatagatgttctgctggagctcaacttttactcttcaccCTCTATTTCTAAGATggaggatgggatggatgagctgttaggGATGTTCTTACACCTgcaattgcatatttactatcCGCATTCCATCCTACTGTAAATTGTAATCTGCGAAATCATGGTAGTTTTCGCCACCTGCTGGCACCAACCTCTTAGCTCTTGCATCAAGCTCTCTTCTTCCAGCTCTCCACAGGTAGTCCAGACCAACGAGCAGCTCAACTATGGCGGCCTCGCTCTTCTTCCGGTCCGCGAAATGCAGCGTCTGCAGAAGCAGCACGCTCGTGCTGCTGGAGGCGACGTTTCTCTGCTCGAAGTTCCTCTCCGACTGCCACCGCAGCATGTTGTGAGCCAGTGGAGCCAGCCACCCCAGGACGCGTTGCACCGTGTCGGACCACTCGGCGGCCATGATCGGAtcacgagcagcagcagcagctgccatGTTGTTCTTGGCCACGGGCTTGAGCCGAGCTCGGAGAGATGCTCGTATCCTGCCGGTCAGCATGTTGTAGAGCGCATCTCTCTCGTCCTGGCAGATATGGTGCGGCGCCACCGTGAGCTTCTCGATGAAGACGATGAGATTCGCGTAGTGCAGGGCcagcgccgcggcgccgaGCGTCGTGGCGGGCGCGCTCATCACCCAGCTGTGCGATGACGACTCGAACGCGGACATGGAGAGATTCGCGttggtgtggtggtggtggtcgtcgtGGGATTGGGAATTGATGCTGGAATAATCGCCGTTGCTGGCTGACATGTAGCTGAAGCTCAGTGGAAGATCGCCATCACCGCCGTGGAGCCACCTCTCCCTGTCCGGAGACCTGCTCCCACTGACCATGCAGCCGATGAGGTGTTTCCCGGCCATTGGCCATTTGAGCTGCCTCAAGCTGTGGCTCCTGGAGAGTAGGAACCGACGAACATGTTCGCCACCGTTGGAAACCTTGCCGGACTTTGCAGGGAGGAAGCTCCGGGGAGTGTCTGGGGCGAAGTCTGAAGGGTAGACCAAGGAGTGCACGCTTCCGACGAAGGAATTGCTCCATGAGAGACGGGTGCTGGCGAGCGAGATCATGGCGGAGTCGTCCATGGCGACGTTGTTGGGCTCCAAGCCGAACACTTGGGTGATCCTGGCGACGATGGTGAAGAGCGACCTGGCGAGCAGGCGCACGGCGTAGTCGAAGGTCCGGTTCCACAGCGAGGCCGCGCGGAGGCGGTCGACCTCCTGCCTCTGCTGCGCCACGCGGCGGGCGCCCTCttctccgccgctgccgccggccgcgcccttCCGGCCGGTGCCCGATCGGCGCAGGCGGCCCGCCTGCTCGAGCTCGGCGAGCACGTCGAGCTCCTGCGACAGGAGCGCCGTGGACGCGACGAGCCGTTGCATCTTGCGCGCCTTGCGGTCCATCTTCCTCGCGGCGGCGTACCGCAGCCCGCACGGGTCGGCGCCGCGGGCGACGAGGCCAGCAAACAGCGCCTCGAACCGCCGGAGCAGCGGGTCAGCGCACCGGCCGGAGAGCCTGGCGACGGAGCGCGAGAGGTCCCCGCAGGCGGCGGCCATCTCGGCGAGCGCGAGGTCGAGCAGGTCGGCGTCGCGGTCGGCCACGAGGAGGCGCACGCCCTCGAGGCGGATGCCCTCCGCCCGGAGCCGCGCCACCGGGGCGTCCCCGAGCGCGCGCCACAGCCCGGCCGCCCGCGACATGAGCGCCGCCACCTCGAACGCCAGCGCGCCCACcgccctctcgccgccgccgcggggcgcGCTCAGTCTGAGCTTCCGCATCTCGCGGCGGGTGGgttcggcgcggcgcggggggagTCAAAAAGCTGGCGCGGCACAGGAGGTGGGCGTCACGGGTGGGTCTGAGAGTGAGGAAGCGGAGAGCGGCAGTGGGGAGTTGAAACGGAGCGAGCGGGTGTCGCGGGGGCGCATCCAGGCGAAAAAGTTGGGTGTGTGGGTTGGGATGTTCGCCGGCGCGGGGATTCCAATGATGGATAGGTGGAAGCGGACAGCCGGTTTGTTCGTCTCCGTGGCTCACGTTGCCTGTGAGGCTGTGACCGTATGTTTCCCCATAAACTACCTATTTAATTACCTAACCTAAATTTTAGCTGttgtataagaaaaataatatataagagagctcatctatcccatctTCTATCccaaaaatagaggataaagactacaaattaaacgactatcatatcatctatttttagatgtcatccatattaggagagaaccttggtatttagatgatctctcttcatcctccaaaaagatatagaggatgtcatatatggatgatctagtggagtacaagagatatgaaggatgaaactagtttaggtGACCATACAGATATGgataactaaatttagatgagttgttgcGATGCTCTAAGAGAAGAGCTATCAAGAGCaattacaatagcagactataaaccaactataaacatattttaaagggataagagatgagagagaagacagtgggctattaatttatagctagctatagcacgGACTACAAGACACAGTGTGTgcatgacatgtgagaccatgtattaagcctttgtatgtaactattgtataactattgtatgaattgactattaggtTGGCTATACa from Oryza brachyantha chromosome 12, ObraRS2, whole genome shotgun sequence encodes:
- the LOC102700107 gene encoding uncharacterized protein LOC102700107, producing MRKLRLSAPRGGGERAVGALAFEVAALMSRAAGLWRALGDAPVARLRAEGIRLEGVRLLVADRDADLLDLALAEMAAACGDLSRSVARLSGRCADPLLRRFEALFAGLVARGADPCGLRYAAARKMDRKARKMQRLVASTALLSQELDVLAELEQAGRLRRSGTGRKGAAGGSGGEEGARRVAQQRQEVDRLRAASLWNRTFDYAVRLLARSLFTIVARITQVFGLEPNNVAMDDSAMISLASTRLSWSNSFVGSVHSLVYPSDFAPDTPRSFLPAKSGKVSNGGEHVRRFLLSRSHSLRQLKWPMAGKHLIGCMVSGSRSPDRERWLHGGDGDLPLSFSYMSASNGDYSSINSQSHDDHHHHTNANLSMSAFESSSHSWVMSAPATTLGAAALALHYANLIVFIEKLTVAPHHICQDERDALYNMLTGRIRASLRARLKPVAKNNMAAAAAARDPIMAAEWSDTVQRVLGWLAPLAHNMLRWQSERNFEQRNVASSSTSVLLLQTLHFADRKKSEAAIVELLVGLDYLWRAGRRELDARAKRLVPAGGENYHDFADYNLQ